The sequence GATAAATgattatcaatatctatcactgatagacagtgacgtcttgttatatttgtaaacaaGTTGActaattttcctatatttgaaagcAACTCtagaaatataatatttcatGTTATATTATAGGtttcatttggtaactattttgttttttgtttgttttttaaaattaaacttataaatattaattccacctccaaattttttcctttgttacctatttttcaccaatggtttaaaaaaccatgtcaaattttgagaactaaaaacagtagctttaaaaaagttgtgttttgtttttagaatttgactaagaattcaactattgtataagaaagatgcaaattattgtaagaaatgagaatgaaatagtcttaattttcaaaaataaaaacaaaaaaaacaaaatggttaccaaacaaccatagtattttattttttaatttgtattatGTAATTTATTATAAGTTATatactattacaaaattaatttaactaaatcgtataaaaaattaattaatgatagTTTATATTCAAACACACATGAAACATAACTCAAGAAGCcttattttcaagtttttgtttttagattgcATACCAAACAAATCCTTAAATACTAAATAAATGGCTACCATATATTAAACAACTCATTCTCTCATTTTATTAAACCTATAACCCTTGTAAACCAGTACGGCAATCCTTGATGATATTTAAaaacttttgttttgttttgtttttttcctattgatttattatgttaATCTACCCTACCCTTCTTTAGCTGGGAGAAACTTATTGTGGGATagaaaatttcttaaaaaattgatattttaaattggACACCTAAGATGATGgttaattttgaaatggttaaaaaaatttattagattgattttgaataattaaacacattttataagtaattttgaaaatgacaaagtgatttaatgattttaaagTCCCTCTCAAACATGTCACTAGTTCTAGTTCCCCTAAAAGGGAGATCAGTTGCACTCTAAAGAATGAGAGAGGATTGTGACAAGGAGTTCAAGACAATGCTGAAACAATCTTATCTATATCTTGTCCTGGAGGTTTAAGGTGATTTGAGATCATTGAAAACCATAAGAGAGGTTAATCTTATTTTACAGTTTAAAGCGCATATAGACAAGTTACAAAAGAATATTCATTAAAAACAACCAAAAACGGCCACATCCCCACTTAAAACGTTCACCAACCAAGAGGGGAAAAGTGAATCCCAACACTCTTACATTCCACCTTTCAAATTGGAAGCCAAAATCTGCACAAAATCAAACTCCAACCCAACAACGACACGAGCTAAGAGAAGTGTGTACTACAATTTACATCCCGCTTAAAAAAGGAGCAAGTCAACAAAGAGGGACACAAAAGATTTGCCAGCCGTTTGATTTCATCAATGAAAATTCACTTCAGTAAAGCTCTCCACAACCCCCACCCCCCCAGCGTCAGACTCAACAAATAGTAGATGGAATTACAAAAGGGCTTGGTCAAATCAAGCTTCCGATTTTGATTAGATGGATTTATGAAATACCAAAGCCCCTccccaaaaatttaaaaaataacaatgacaGTTCTagaacttttttaattaaaaaaaaaaaaaaaaaaccccaccaAAAACATGAGTCAGAAGACATCTGGCTCTTAATTCTGCAATTCCTGTTAACAGAGTACAGATGGGGTTCAAAGTCAATACCAACCTTGCTCCAATTTCTATATTATTCTAAAGAGCCATGATTCTATTTCTAGCAAAAGCTGATTTCTTCAGCACTATCATTCTTAAGCCTACAAAATTCCTTCAATCATATTGCATATTATGAGTATAATGCTCCATAAAGAAAATTCGAAAATGTTAATTCctcattggaaaaaaaaagagagcaCCGTTTTTAGGAAGTAGTCCTATCCCAGCATCATACACGTAAAACTGACTCTGCTAAATAAGAACCATTCTCAAGATGTGCTACCAATAGGTTAGACATAAACACCAGAAGCAAGCAACAAGAATAAGGATCCAAAACCCTGCAACAGACGATAACGGAAAACCGTAAGTATATAACATCGGGCTCCATGATCAAATCTAGCAATAACTAACAAGAGATGTACAACAATAGTCGATGTGAAAGTATGgacattttcctcccactgacaTGGTCAATGGAAAAATTTGCATTTAGGATAAAAAAGATCAACAGAAAGATCCGTACCAAGAAAATGGAGGCAATCGATCCTCTAGTGATTTCCTTTGCCAGACTACGGTTTTTCCTGGAAGTTGTAGCTTCATAGCTGCAAATGATATTCATTGCAGTTAGAGCGACCCCAAACCACACTCCTTAAGGAGATGACAGTTATACAATCAATTAGAGTGATACAAGCATGTCATCTGACTCGAACCTTACCAAGAAACTTGGTTGTATTGTATTATAGGTCATGACTATGAATATCAATTTAATCAAATCTGAAACCCAATTTATCGAGTTCAATAACTTTTTCTCATTATATATATCATCTTAACAGAGACAGATTATAACCATAATCGACATTAGTCTGAGCAATCTCACAGTTGCAACTACATACAGCAACGAACAGCATTTGTGATTACATACAATTATCACTGTCAAGTCAAGGGAAGTTTAAATCATCAAACTACCCAAGATGGGCAATAACAACCAAATTAGTTTCCCGCTGTCCAAGAGAAATGACTCTCTACTCAGCGACAGCCACACTCCATATATAGCATCATAAATATACAGTAAATTTAACCCTAGATGTAGCAGGAGATTCACCAACTTTAGCAGCTGATTCATATCATAGTCAAAACGCCACATCTTCAATGAAAAACATATGGAACAATATAATCGCGAGTGATTTATCCCTCGACTAAAGGTCTGAAAAATGACTTCCAATTATATGTAAGAATCTAAGATAATATACTATCACTACAAAATGATCAGTGAACTCAAAGAGGATGATAATAACCCTAGCACTACTCGAAGATCAAGAGGCAGATGCCTCGTGGAATCCTTTGGGGCCAAATTTGGAAACTAAATAGATGAACGTCAACGCATTCGAACATAGATTTCACAGCATGGATGGTACAAAACGAGAATGATCAGAAATTTCCGCATTCGAACATAGATTCCACAGCATGGATCGAGAAATTTCCGCACTTCCTCCGTTCCGAAACAAAAGATCAGAAACTTGTAGACTTGATAACTAAACATCTTCTACGTATTCCATTGTAATCCAAGTGAATTGAGCTAGTAACAAATCCGTAATCTACTTTTACAGAACAAGCAAGAGAGAAACCTATCGTTTCACGCTGAATAATTAAGATTAACCAGATTTCATTTCGCTACAGAGAGGAAGAACAGATCCGATCGAACTTACATGAAAAACGAAGCGGTAATGATGAGGCCAACAGAGATCATCAAAACCGCAAGGGTTGGGTACCAGGCTTCGGGGACGGGACTGGTAACAGGTTTCGGAGCCTGCAAAAGCATATGATCCACGAAATTACAAAATGCAAAATGGCGAAGACAATGAAATCCAAAGGAATTGTTGGGAGAGAAATTCAAACAGCATATTTCATCGACTTCAATTTCACTCACCATCAAATCTGGTTGGGGCGAAGAAATTTTGATTCCAAAGAGATCTCAAGTTCTATCGACGAGGGAATTGAAGACTGAAGTCGCGCCAGACGGAAGGACTATTTTAGGGTTATTTTGCTGACATGAAAAAAAGGCTTATTTTAAACGTAAAATTGGactaattttttgtttatataatattaattttgcgGTCATAATGTCATTTGTCCcgatttatataataatttatataataatgaaaGATAACCCTGTGTCATTGTTATAATGTACTAAGAATACGTTAATTATGGACTCTTCTTTCCTCCTCCATGCTCGGACTCCTCTTCCCTTCCGTGTACTTGTTATCTCATTCCACTTATCCAATACAAATAATGTTCTCACACATTAGAGCTTTTCCTCTCTTAGAGTCTCGTTTACCACTCAGAATTCTTTATAATAGTGTGCAAGGGCATTATGAATAATTAACACATTGTTAACATAGGGTTattcttcattatttttaacTATTAGAGGTATCTTTCTATGAAAGTACATACGCATCTTAACAGTTAGATCGTGATGATCTACATTCTCAATTATACTCGTATGTGAACTAATGCACCACTTATTTGAATGGATGTCTTTGCCTAAACAACTATGACTTATTACGTCAATTGATTAGTGTGTCACATAAagtttgaatttatgaaaataataataataataataataataataaataaataaataaataaataaagaataataaaatatttgaaagtcaATTGTAAACTAATACTTTCCAAATACCCAACTATTAGAGGTAGCTTTATGTGAAAGAACAAACACATTTCAACTGTTAGATCGTATCATTCTATAATTAGATCACATTCATATATACAGATACACACCACTACTCTTAACGTGCATTATGTCATAAATAGTTGGTTTAGATAACATTAATTGATTACAATTCAAATAGTTGGTTCAATAGCAGCAACCGATTCATGTGAGTCATGAAGTTTGAAGGACAAAATAAGATtataacaatgaaaataaaaatttaatttaatattgaaaagTTTTGGTGAGTAATGCCTaagtttctatttttaaaagataCGCAGATGGATAAGTAAAAAATACTAattgaaataatatattcaattgaaagttttttttattcatctaaTATTATGATTATAGATGATACTAACAAAAATCTCGTGACATAGTTAAGAAATCAATTCATCATCTGTCTCTCTATCCCACGATTCACAACCAAATTTATGACCAATCCTTCCTTTAGTGATCttacgatatatatatatatatatatatatatgtatatatatatatatatatatatattatatatgtatatatatatatatatatatataatatatattatatatatatatatatattatatatagtatGTAATGTACACACATACAACTCCTTATTTGGTCCAAAGAGTTTGTGGGTccaattactaaaaaaaaataattttatgccTTATTAACTAAGCGCCAGGAATTCACTGTtaggattggtatcctaatctCCCGGAGTCTGTAGTTtctaatatatacacattgtatgaataaaaatagagttattttatctgacatttactcata comes from Benincasa hispida cultivar B227 chromosome 2, ASM972705v1, whole genome shotgun sequence and encodes:
- the LOC120071519 gene encoding transmembrane protein 258, whose product is MAPKPVTSPVPEAWYPTLAVLMISVGLIITASFFIYEATTSRKNRSLAKEITRGSIASIFLGFGSLFLLLASGVYV